The Spirochaetota bacterium sequence TTCCACATCAAAAGTAAGACAACAAAGTTCAATACTACCACATACATTCCACTTAATAATAGTGAAACCTTTATTTTTTACTCAACTACATTTAGGGATGTTTTTAAAGAAAACATTGACATAAAACTTTCCAATAGTGATGGAATTACACTCGCTTTTGAACTCGGAGTTAATTACGAAATACTTGAATTCGGAGGTATTATTATATTTAGTCAAAACTTGAGACAGAGGCTATTCGGAGTTCTAACGTTTAGATTTTAGGATCAAAATCTCATGGCTATTGGAACAGATATACTAGGTGATACCATAGAGGTTATTCTGTTATTTACATCACTTGATATAGTATATTTTATATCAACACCTGCCCAGAAGTTGTTATAGAAATTGTAAATAAAGCCTAGAACAGGCTCAAAAACAAGAGATATACTTGATAGCGACAATGTGCTTACTGAAGCATTATTGAAAGATATACCAGTCCCTATACCGAATTTCAGGAAAAGGTTATTGTTCTTCTCAAATGAGTATATAAGAGCATTATAAGTAGGTATGAACTTTATAGCGAAGAAAGAGAAACTATTGACCTGAGCTTGAGAGAAAAGGAACGATATTTCGGGAGAGATTGCTATTGTATCTGATGGTGAGAATTTTGAATTACCAATCTCAATCATGCTCCCAAGCCCAAAACCTACTCCTACCGCATCCGCAAAGAAGTAAAAACTTGGAAACAGATAAACAGTTATATCTTGAGAGAACGCACCATAACCGAATAAGCAAACAAACACGAGAGTAATTAAAATGACTATACTCTTCATATCAATCCTCCTCTTAATGAAAACGAATTATCCAAACCCAAAAGTGACATCATAGTATTCTTATACCAATTATAAACTTAACTATGTTTGACATTATTCTCAAAAAACTTGATGTTTCAAGAATATAGTGTAGTTGTGGATATATATCGGTGAATATCACGAAATACCCAATAATGAACACCCCATTCACTGCGAATAACAAGAAACCAACCATTTTACTGACTATCGGTATATCTATCTCTCCAACCATTTCGTATATTCTGTTAACAACCTGAAAGAACAAAAAAAATGATACTAGTGAAGAAACAATGACAACACCTACATCTATCACGAGTAGATAATCTTGAACTATGAAGTATTTGAAAATTCTGAATATCACAGTATTGAATACAGTAATGAATGCTATAAACAAGAAAACTCTAAAGCTTTCCTTAAAGCCAAGCCTTATCCCTAGAAAGAGTATTGCTACATAGACAATAGCACCAACTATATCTAGTATCTTTGACATCAACATAATCGTTAAAGAATTCTAAAGAAGGTTTTATTGAAAACTCAAAGAAGGTATAACTTGAAAGAGAGTTGTTATTTTTACAAGAATACTTTCAGAGGAGGTTGTTATGATATTTAGGTTCATTACGATTACTTTTGCTTTAATTGTACTACTATTAGGTGGATGTGCAGAACCTAGACAGACAACAAGTGAAACAAAAACGCAAGACTATGTTTCATCCTCGTCTAAAGAAGCAAGTATAAAATCTTACGAAGTTGAAGGTGAAGGGGATGAATATTTTGAAGCACGCAGGAATGCTATTATTGATGGTATAAGAAAGGCATCTATTGAATTGATAGGAGATAAGAAATTCAAAGATAACTTTACAGAGATAGACAAGCTAATACTACAAGATAGAAAGATTGTTAATGAAACATCTGAGTTTTCAAGTACTGCGATACTTGACAGATCTGGCAAGAAAGTTGTAAAAGGAATAACCAAAGTTAAAGTTGATTTACTTAAAAGTCATCTAGACAAAGTAATTAAGGAGAAGCCTAGTCAGAACATACCACCTGAAAGCATAACGAAGAAAGAGCAGTTATCTACTAGCGAGCCAAGCACAAAGAAGGTTGAGCAAAACATCGTTGAATTCAATCCAAAAAGTGATTCAGTTATATATGACATTTCCTTCTTAGTTTTTGTCCCAAACGATAAGATTGAAGAGATTGAAGATAATGATTTTCATAAAGTATTCATAGAGATTGTGAATTCCAAACTATCCGAGTATGGTCTAAATTACGTTGAGTTTAAGAGGTCTATGGAACTTTCCAAAAAGTTCCAATACATATATGAGGAGAAGTCAGGTCAAACAATGTCTCTAGCACAGATGTTAGCCCAAGAACTTAAAGCTGATGTATATATTGAGGTTGATGCAGAAGCAAGAGACAACCTTGCAACATCAACATTTTCAGATACAACGATACTAGGTAGTATAAAGGCATACGACGCTTCAACTGGCAAAGGGTTAGGTTCCTCTACCTTCTCAAGAAACAAGAAGTCTCAAAAAGGTGCTTTTGAAAATAGGATTGACATTTTAACCGAAGTAGTTGAACAGGAAATACCCAAGGTTCTGAAGACAGTAGAAGACTACTTCCAGAGAGGAATAAGAATAAATGTTGTGATAATAGGTTTTAAAAATGTTTCAGAGGAAAGAGAGTTTTCAAATATATTGGATAGGCTACCAGGAATAGGCAACAAGAAGAGAAAAAGCATCTCTGGTAATACCTCGGAGTACGAAATAACTTACAAAGGTGGTTCCTCAGATTTCGTTGATGACTTGATAAATGCTGTTGCTACTGACCCCAAATACTCAAAAATCAAGATTGATCAAAGTGTGAACAAAGTAATAATAACTCTTAAATAGTCTATATTGTGCCAAAAACTATAACTAAAAGAAAACCTACGAAAGCAATGAAGTGAATGATTCCAACAAATATCATCAATCCTAGAATAAGTATCAGTAATCTATACTTATAACCAGAATAGGATATAAACTTCCATACAGTTGGTAATATAAAAAACGAGAATGTATGCGTCAGAAAATAAGATATATTTAAGCCTACATTCAGTTGTATCGTTAATGACCTTATAGTTTCGTAGGATGGTATGTATAACTCCTTCACAAATATCAATGAAAAACCGAATATCAACACTATGACAGTAGTCATGTATATCGGTAATTTTATGTTATGAGACTCTTTGATAATATTGTCAAGATGAACTGGCTCAACAAATTTTGACACATAGCGACCTAACATAAAAGAGAAGATTACAGATATAACCTGTATCCATAATATGGAAATTGGTAATAGCATAGCGTAATTATCAAGATAGTTGACTGTTATTTATATTTTTCGTATTCAGGGTTATCCGGGAAGTATTTTATAGCACATACTTTATTACCCTTCTCGTTGTAATATATTCCTCCATTCCAATATTCTATTGCTGCAAACAGAGCATTACCTCCATCCATCTCATTCTCATTTCTACCTCTCCAGGATATAAAGTTCATTATATTCTCAAAATCCTGCTTATATATAGCGATAGTTCTGGCAAGATTAAACTTATTCCAATCATCTATATCCTTAAACCCTTCACCTTCATCTTGAACGACTATTTTAACTTTACTATCAAACGAATACCATACTTTGACTTTCTTGTTAACGTCATTCTTATTACCATGCCTTATAGCGTTCTTTATTAACTCACTAACCTGCTGTTCTAGAAGATTTGCTTCCTTGTAATATTCGGGAGCATCCTTAACTATAAACATAGCATATTCCCTAAGCCTATTAATATCACTTCTAAACTCAACATAGTGCATACCATCAACCTTGAACACCTCGTGGTCATCTGAAGATACTATCAACTGTCTTATCTCAAGTGTATCACCATTTATCTTAACCAACAAGGTGTAATTGTTTTTCTTTCCTGCTATTGAAAACTGATAAGGAACTTCTATCATCTTCTCAATACCTCCAGAGTCTATAAGTTTTACAGAATTATAAAAAACGATAATTTTACTTTTCAACTGGAATGGAGAGTATTCACAAAAAATTGTTGTATTTTTTTAGAGATTAGGCAGGAAGAAGAATGAGTTTATGAAAGTATGTTAAAATGATGTCTCTCGGAGATAGGATATGAGGTTATTCTTAGAAGGTATTGAACGAATATACAGCAAGACAGAAATAATAATTTGATAAAAAGTGATACTTTGATATACAATATATGTTTGTTAGCGCCTGTAGCTCAATAGGATAGAGCGGTGGACTTCGAATCCAAAGGCTGCGGGTTCAAGTCCCGCCAGGCGCGCGGATGATGGGTCGTTAGCTCAGTTTGGTAGAGCAGCTGACTCTTAATCAGCGGGCCGCAGGTTCGAGTCCTGCACGACCCAAGAAGAGGGCAGATGGCGGAATTGGCAGACGCGCTAGACTTAGGATCTAGTGGGGCAACCCGTGGGGGTTCAACTCCCCCTCTGCCCAAAACTAAACACTACAACCACAAGTTCTTCTATAAACTGCTAAATTGTAGGTATTCTCAAGAAGCATTGCTCTTGTCATAGGTCCTACACCACCTGGCACAGGTGTTATATAGGAACACAAGTCCTTAACATTGTCAAAGTCAACATCACCAACAATACTACTTCTACCGTCTATCTCAATTTTATTTATACCAACATCTATTACCACACTACCCTCTCTTACCATTGAACTATTTACAAACCTAGGTTTGCCAACAGCAACTATTAATATATCTGCTTGTTTAGAAATTTCCTCCAAACCTACCGTTTTAGAATGACACACCGTAACTGTAGCATTTCTATGCATCAGCATAACCGAAACAGGCTTTCCAACAATATTACTCCTGCCAATAACAACAGCTCTCTTACCTTCAATAGGTATATTGTAATAATCCATCAACCTTATTATACCCTTCGGAGTGCAAGGCTCCACAAATGGTTTTCCTATCAACAATTTACCAACATTCTCTGGATGAAAACCATCTACATCCTTTAGTGGAGATATTGAAGATAAAACCTTATACTCATCTATGTGCTTTGGTAGAGGTAATTGAACTAGAATACCATCTATTTCATCATCCCTATTCAATTCTCTTATGATTTTAATAACAACATCCTCAGTAGTATCACTAGGAAGGAAGAAATCTTTAGTGTATATTCCTACCTCGTTACACTCCTTTGTTTTCATTGAAACATATATCTTAGAAGCAGGGTTATCACCTACGAGGATTACCGCAAGTGTTATTTTTAAACCACTTGATGAGATCCTAGACCTTAAGTCATTTTTGTAGAAGGAAGATACTAACTTACCATCAATTATGTTCATAACTAAACTTTTGTCTTAGCCATTTCTTGCTGTTTTCGTCTTTTCCTCTCAAGCCTTCTCTGATAGTCAATGTATACTAACCCTTTATACTTACCACAAGCAGTACAAACCCTGTGAGGAAGTTTTAAAGAACCACATTCGGGACACTTAACAAGAACATTATCTGGAAATGGAAGTGTATGATAAAATACTCTAGTCCTTCTATTCCTTACTCTCCTATGTGATTTTTTATGCTTTGGAACACCCATAAAAAACCTCTTTTCGCCCCCAAGGGGAATCGAACCCCTGCTCCGGGATTGAAAGCCCCGTGTCCTGACCACTAGACGATGGGGGCATTGCTAAAACTTTTCTACAATTTTAGATAAAACTACCTCATTATTTCAAATTCAATACCTTTTCAGAATTTGAACTTGACATAAATATCACTTTTTAGTATATACTAATACTTTTGGAGGGAAATATGAGAGTGCTAGTATTACTGATAATGCTAACTAGTTCAATATTCGCTTTTGGGCAAGCAAAGAACGTGAAAGTTGACGGTGTAATACAGGATAAGGAGTATTCCTCAACATACGCAGTTGATAAGGACTTTAAGTTTTACATTTCATATGATGACAAAAATGCTTATGTGGGTATGGAAGCAAACGCTAAAGGATGGGTATCTGTTGGCTTTGGCTCACCAATGATGGATAAATCAATTATGTTTATAGGATACTTCAACAAGGATAAGAATAAGTTTGAAGTAGAACAAACGATAGGTGTTAAACACAATCATGTCAAAGCGGAGAAGAATGAAGTAATTAACTCTGCTGGTAAGAGAGAGGGAAACAAAACGGTAGTTGAATTTGTCATACCAAGGAAGATAGGTAATGTAGAGTTAAAAGGAGAAGTTGATGTAATCTGGGCTTATGCAGCAAGCGATTCTTTAAAAGCATATCACTCCAAAAGAGGTGCTACAAAGGTTAAGTTTTAAGGTTTTAAATGGTTAAGACTCTCCTGACACTTCTAGTGTTTTTGATAGTTCTATCTTCCAGACTAGAAGGTGTCAGGATATTACATCTAACGGACCTCCACATTGACTACCTTAAATTGTTTTCTAGAAACTATTTAAAGAACATCCAAACTATAAGAAGCAACATCCTCTTACTTAAACCGGATATTGTTGTTCTAACTGGCGATATAGTTGAGTTTGGAGAGGGAATATTCTCTTGCGAAAACTACCGCATACTTACAAACATTTTCTATTACTCAAACGGAATGTTTTACTTTGATAGAGACTATAAAATACCAATCTACATGGTTGCCGGAAACCACGAGTATGAAACATTATTCAAGACTACCTCAACAGAAATACCAAACTACATTAGGTTTGTTGGCAAAAGATTTTTAAACTACTACATTGATATAAGCAATGTTAGACTGATATTCATAGATACTGGTTATGACTACTATTTCTCCTTCTTTGCTTACAACGGTATTCTGCCTGAACCAGAAGCATCAGGTCTTACGGCTAGTCAGATAAATTTTTTAAAGAGTGCATTGGAAACCTCAACAAATAGGTTTAACATTATTCTCACACATCATCCATTCCTAAACAAAGATGATGAAGGGATATTTCTATTCAATAGGGATGAGTTCTATAATCTGACTAAATCAAACAAGGTTAGTCTCATACTTTCAGGGCACACTCACGAAAATAGAGTTTTTGATAGCAAAATGAACTTGGTTCGTAGTTTTCCTATTACAAACATTAACGATATCTATCACGTTCAGACTGGTTCAATAGGCAAGGATGGATACTTCAGAATGATTGAAGTTTTTGAATGGGGTATAGTAATAAACAAACACTCAAATATTTCGGAACTACTTAATTCTAGTAGCATTCAATAAACAAACCTGAATTCAATATATTCAATTTGAGATAGTGTTAGCCCTTTAAAACTCGTGTCAAAACTTCCATTACTTCCTAGTAGTTATATAATAACTATCTAATGTCTTGACGAATGTAATCTTGCAAGTCTAAACAGATTTGTAAAACTTAATACACTATTAGAATTCTAAAACCTTTTATTCGTTAGCCTCACTAGTTTGTAGTGGTTTAATTAAGATAACTTTATATCCTGCTATACAATCTTGAGAGTTCGTAGAGTCTTTCTGATATTTTCTTTGTTATTTGTTCTTTTCTAACTCTCCAACTCCAGTTGCCGTAGGCGACGCCGGGTCTATTCATCCTTGCTTCGCTACCGAGTCCTAAAACATCTTGCATCGGAATTATTGAGAACACAGCAGATGATGATATAGCGAGCTTTATCATACTCCAGTGGATTTCCTTATCACTCTTTACACCAATATACTTCATTACATAATTCTTATCGTCGTCCGATAAGGTTTTAAACCAACCAACTGTAGTTTCGTTATCGTGTGTGCCTGTATAGACAACGGAATTTACATTGTAGTTATGAGGTAGGTAGTCATTATCCTGCCAGTTGTTAAAAGCAAACTGAAGAACTTTCATCCCCGGAAATCCGAACTTATCTCTCAATTCAACAACATCAGGTGTTATTACTCCAAGGTCCTCTGCTATGATAGGAAGATTTTTACCAAGGTTTTCGGTTATGACTGTGAAGAGTTCATCTCCATAAGCCTTCTCCCATCTACCGTTAACTGCGGTTTCAGACCCGTAAGGGACTGCCCAGTACCCAGCAAAACCTCTGAAATGGTCTATCCTTATGTAATCGTATATCTTGAGAGACATCCTAACTCTCTCAATCCACCAAGCATAGTTTGTTGCTTTCAACTTCTCCCAATCGTATAGAGGATTGCCCCAGAGTTGTCCAGTAGCGCTGAAGTAGTCAGGTGGAACACCCGCAACTTTTATTGGATTAAGTCTGTCATCAAACATGAATATATTCGTATTGCTCCAAGTATCGGCACTGTCCA is a genomic window containing:
- the malQ gene encoding 4-alpha-glucanotransferase → MFRRKSGILMHVTSLPNRYGIGSLGSEAYEFVKFLVKSGQRLWQILPLGPTGYGDSPYQCFSAFAGNPLLIDIDRLVERKLVSKSDIPKEEFNDGFVDYGKVINFKYGIFRKAFEKFKKDNSYLKSSFQMFQKDNGWWLEDFSLFMAIKSHYGGRPWLEWDTDIKFRKTDATKYYKDKLKEEIEFHKFLQFIFFDDWMELKSFANRNGVEIIGDIPIFVAMDSADTWSNTNIFMFDDRLNPIKVAGVPPDYFSATGQLWGNPLYDWEKLKATNYAWWIERVRMSLKIYDYIRIDHFRGFAGYWAVPYGSETAVNGRWEKAYGDELFTVITENLGKNLPIIAEDLGVITPDVVELRDKFGFPGMKVLQFAFNNWQDNDYLPHNYNVNSVVYTGTHDNETTVGWFKTLSDDDKNYVMKYIGVKSDKEIHWSMIKLAISSSAVFSIIPMQDVLGLGSEARMNRPGVAYGNWSWRVRKEQITKKISERLYELSRLYSRI
- the rpmF gene encoding 50S ribosomal protein L32, which translates into the protein MGVPKHKKSHRRVRNRRTRVFYHTLPFPDNVLVKCPECGSLKLPHRVCTACGKYKGLVYIDYQRRLERKRRKQQEMAKTKV
- a CDS encoding DUF6175 family protein is translated as MIFRFITITFALIVLLLGGCAEPRQTTSETKTQDYVSSSSKEASIKSYEVEGEGDEYFEARRNAIIDGIRKASIELIGDKKFKDNFTEIDKLILQDRKIVNETSEFSSTAILDRSGKKVVKGITKVKVDLLKSHLDKVIKEKPSQNIPPESITKKEQLSTSEPSTKKVEQNIVEFNPKSDSVIYDISFLVFVPNDKIEEIEDNDFHKVFIEIVNSKLSEYGLNYVEFKRSMELSKKFQYIYEEKSGQTMSLAQMLAQELKADVYIEVDAEARDNLATSTFSDTTILGSIKAYDASTGKGLGSSTFSRNKKSQKGAFENRIDILTEVVEQEIPKVLKTVEDYFQRGIRINVVIIGFKNVSEEREFSNILDRLPGIGNKKRKSISGNTSEYEITYKGGSSDFVDDLINAVATDPKYSKIKIDQSVNKVIITLK
- a CDS encoding metallophosphoesterase gives rise to the protein MVKTLLTLLVFLIVLSSRLEGVRILHLTDLHIDYLKLFSRNYLKNIQTIRSNILLLKPDIVVLTGDIVEFGEGIFSCENYRILTNIFYYSNGMFYFDRDYKIPIYMVAGNHEYETLFKTTSTEIPNYIRFVGKRFLNYYIDISNVRLIFIDTGYDYYFSFFAYNGILPEPEASGLTASQINFLKSALETSTNRFNIILTHHPFLNKDDEGIFLFNRDEFYNLTKSNKVSLILSGHTHENRVFDSKMNLVRSFPITNINDIYHVQTGSIGKDGYFRMIEVFEWGIVINKHSNISELLNSSSIQ
- the folD gene encoding bifunctional methylenetetrahydrofolate dehydrogenase/methenyltetrahydrofolate cyclohydrolase FolD, which encodes MNIIDGKLVSSFYKNDLRSRISSSGLKITLAVILVGDNPASKIYVSMKTKECNEVGIYTKDFFLPSDTTEDVVIKIIRELNRDDEIDGILVQLPLPKHIDEYKVLSSISPLKDVDGFHPENVGKLLIGKPFVEPCTPKGIIRLMDYYNIPIEGKRAVVIGRSNIVGKPVSVMLMHRNATVTVCHSKTVGLEEISKQADILIVAVGKPRFVNSSMVREGSVVIDVGINKIEIDGRSSIVGDVDFDNVKDLCSYITPVPGGVGPMTRAMLLENTYNLAVYRRTCGCSV
- a CDS encoding ATP-binding protein, with protein sequence MIEVPYQFSIAGKKNNYTLLVKINGDTLEIRQLIVSSDDHEVFKVDGMHYVEFRSDINRLREYAMFIVKDAPEYYKEANLLEQQVSELIKNAIRHGNKNDVNKKVKVWYSFDSKVKIVVQDEGEGFKDIDDWNKFNLARTIAIYKQDFENIMNFISWRGRNENEMDGGNALFAAIEYWNGGIYYNEKGNKVCAIKYFPDNPEYEKYK
- a CDS encoding DOMON domain-containing protein translates to MRVLVLLIMLTSSIFAFGQAKNVKVDGVIQDKEYSSTYAVDKDFKFYISYDDKNAYVGMEANAKGWVSVGFGSPMMDKSIMFIGYFNKDKNKFEVEQTIGVKHNHVKAEKNEVINSAGKREGNKTVVEFVIPRKIGNVELKGEVDVIWAYAASDSLKAYHSKRGATKVKF